Proteins encoded by one window of Martelella endophytica:
- a CDS encoding sugar phosphate isomerase/epimerase family protein, which yields MTPERLSLNTATTRAQWKLDQAIEGCARHGFGGLSPWRDQLQALGAEKAARQIRDAGLAVSGLCRGGWFTEEGALTDAVLADNRLAVDEAATIGAACLVMVVGGLPKGSRDIDGARAMIEDGLAKTLEYALTVGVKIAIEPLHPMYAADRAAVNTLAQALDICDRLGDGIGVAADVYHIWWDPAVKAEIARAGKERLYAFHLCDWLVPTTDMLNDRGMMGDGVIDIPGLRAAVEAEGFSGLNEVEIFSAGNWWKRDADEVMEIIIERAATCC from the coding sequence ATCACACCCGAAAGGCTGTCTCTCAACACCGCCACCACGCGGGCACAGTGGAAGCTCGATCAGGCGATCGAAGGCTGTGCCCGCCATGGCTTTGGCGGTCTGTCGCCATGGCGTGACCAGTTGCAGGCGCTTGGTGCCGAGAAGGCCGCCCGCCAGATCCGCGATGCGGGCCTTGCCGTCTCCGGACTTTGCCGTGGCGGCTGGTTCACGGAGGAGGGCGCGCTGACCGATGCCGTGCTCGCCGACAATCGCCTTGCCGTCGATGAGGCCGCGACCATCGGGGCGGCATGCCTCGTCATGGTGGTCGGTGGCCTTCCGAAGGGGAGCCGCGATATCGACGGCGCCCGTGCCATGATCGAGGACGGCCTGGCGAAGACGCTTGAATATGCCCTCACCGTCGGCGTGAAGATCGCTATCGAGCCGCTGCATCCGATGTATGCGGCCGACCGTGCGGCGGTGAACACGTTGGCGCAGGCACTTGATATCTGCGACCGACTTGGTGACGGCATCGGCGTTGCCGCCGACGTCTACCACATCTGGTGGGATCCGGCGGTGAAGGCCGAAATCGCCCGTGCCGGCAAGGAGCGGCTTTATGCCTTCCATCTCTGCGATTGGCTGGTGCCGACCACCGACATGCTGAACGACCGCGGCATGATGGGCGATGGCGTCATCGACATTCCGGGCCTTCGCGCCGCCGTGGAGGCTGAGGGCTTTTCGGGACTGAACGAGGTGGAGATCTTTTCGGCGGGGAACTGGTGGAAGCGCGATGCCGACGAGGTGATGGAAATCATCATCGAACGCGCCGCCACCTGCTGCTGA
- a CDS encoding TetR/AcrR family transcriptional regulator, which yields MARRTAVKTKRGTRDAEASRAAILQAALDEFSSVGYDGARVDRIAAEAGLSKPLLYDYFGDKDELYKAALREAYVQIRAGEEKLHLDELTPEDAVAALVMFTMTHFRTRPWFITMLNTENLRKGSSVGSIGDRREIQSKLLVKLADVLERGRRDGVFLREARPVDVYLLIASLCYFPVSNRFTLAEVFGFDTSEEGLNAHARRATEAVIGWLKQNG from the coding sequence GTGGCAAGGCGGACAGCGGTAAAGACGAAACGGGGCACGCGCGATGCGGAGGCTTCGCGCGCGGCGATCCTGCAGGCGGCGCTCGACGAGTTCTCCTCCGTCGGCTACGACGGCGCCCGCGTCGACCGCATCGCCGCCGAAGCCGGCCTGTCGAAGCCGCTGCTCTACGATTATTTCGGCGACAAGGACGAGCTCTACAAGGCCGCGCTGCGCGAAGCCTATGTGCAGATCCGCGCCGGCGAGGAAAAACTTCACCTCGACGAACTGACGCCGGAAGACGCGGTGGCGGCACTGGTGATGTTCACCATGACTCATTTCCGCACCCGGCCCTGGTTCATCACCATGCTCAACACCGAGAACCTGAGGAAGGGGTCCTCGGTCGGCAGCATTGGCGACCGCCGCGAAATCCAGTCCAAACTGCTGGTCAAACTCGCCGACGTTCTCGAACGCGGTCGCCGTGACGGGGTTTTCCTGCGCGAGGCGCGGCCCGTCGATGTCTATCTGCTGATCGCCTCGCTCTGCTATTTCCCGGTGTCCAACCGTTTTACGCTTGCAGAGGTTTTCGGTTTCGATACCTCCGAGGAAGGGCTGAATGCCCACGCCCGCCGCGCCACCGAAGCCGTCATCGGCTGGCTGAAGCAGAACGGATGA
- a CDS encoding DUF1127 domain-containing protein, with protein sequence MSMTRSFSNWLKYRETVTELGRMSNRELHDLGIDRQDIRRVARKASF encoded by the coding sequence ATGAGCATGACCCGTTCCTTCAGCAACTGGCTCAAGTACCGCGAAACGGTTACCGAACTTGGCCGCATGAGCAACCGCGAACTGCATGACCTCGGCATCGACCGTCAGGACATCCGTCGCGTCGCCCGCAAGGCCTCGTTCTAA
- a CDS encoding alpha-ketoglutarate-dependent dioxygenase AlkB family protein — protein sequence MATEKQALPDGFRYLPDHLDRAAQEVLVGEIRAVVAAAPLYVPTMPRTGKPMSVRMTNCGRLGWVTDKARGYRYQETHPATGKPWPPIPERLLALWQELAGFEAPPEACLVNFYDDTAKMGMHQDSDEAEFAAPVLSISLGDTCLFRIGGTERSDKAQSLKLASGDIVLLAGKSRLAYHGVTRTYPGTSTLLKNGGRINLTLRRVTPI from the coding sequence ATGGCAACCGAGAAACAGGCATTGCCGGACGGCTTCCGGTATCTACCCGACCATCTCGATCGCGCCGCGCAGGAGGTCCTCGTCGGCGAGATCCGCGCCGTCGTGGCCGCAGCCCCGCTCTATGTGCCGACCATGCCGCGCACCGGCAAACCGATGTCGGTCAGGATGACCAATTGCGGCAGGCTCGGCTGGGTGACGGACAAGGCGCGCGGCTACCGCTATCAGGAGACCCATCCGGCCACCGGAAAGCCCTGGCCGCCGATCCCCGAACGCCTGCTGGCACTCTGGCAGGAGCTTGCCGGCTTCGAAGCCCCGCCCGAGGCCTGCCTCGTCAATTTCTACGACGATACGGCCAAGATGGGCATGCATCAGGACAGCGACGAGGCCGAATTCGCCGCCCCCGTGCTCTCGATCTCGCTCGGCGACACGTGCCTGTTCCGCATCGGCGGGACCGAGCGCAGCGACAAGGCGCAGTCGCTGAAGCTTGCCAGCGGCGATATCGTGCTTTTGGCCGGCAAGAGCCGCCTCGCCTATCACGGTGTCACCCGCACCTATCCCGGCACGTCAACGCTTCTGAAGAACGGCGGCCGCATCAATCTGACGCTACGGCGCGTGACGCCGATCTGA
- the arfB gene encoding alternative ribosome rescue aminoacyl-tRNA hydrolase ArfB encodes MASSDLFINDNITIFGWELTEQFVLAGGPGGQNVNKVATAVQLFFPVLSSPSLPERVKRNLLRIGGRKVSKDGVLLVEANRFRSQERNREDARERLKEMVLEAAAPPPPARRKTRPTKGSIERRLKAKAGRANIKKARAKPTRED; translated from the coding sequence ATGGCCTCAAGCGATCTCTTCATCAATGACAACATCACCATTTTCGGCTGGGAGCTGACCGAGCAGTTCGTGCTCGCCGGCGGACCGGGCGGGCAGAATGTCAACAAGGTCGCAACCGCCGTTCAGCTGTTCTTTCCGGTGCTGTCGTCGCCCTCGCTGCCCGAGCGGGTAAAGCGCAATCTCCTGCGCATCGGTGGCCGCAAGGTGTCAAAGGACGGCGTGCTGCTGGTCGAGGCCAATCGCTTCCGCAGCCAGGAGCGCAACCGCGAGGATGCACGCGAGCGGCTGAAGGAAATGGTTCTGGAGGCAGCGGCCCCGCCGCCGCCGGCAAGGCGCAAGACGCGGCCGACAAAGGGCTCCATCGAACGGCGCCTGAAGGCAAAGGCCGGCCGTGCCAACATCAAGAAGGCCCGCGCCAAGCCGACCCGGGAGGATTGA
- a CDS encoding GumC family protein, with translation MRDRQEYIENDEIDLGKLFSLFWRGKFIILAVTLCFAAVGFYYAFFVTKPIYSASSVVMLNSQAEQVIDLPSVISQLTSDDTVIQTEIQVMRSRILAGNVVDTLDLTADPEFNSSLREVSLISRMKAAILGSIGARPQSDAPVPSDAATHDRVVDSLLNAYSVSVVPNTTAFRITVLSEDAAKAAEIADTIAKQYVQSQIDVKRDATVQAINWLTDQVSELKISLENSENAVKNFKTETPMISPEVLTGLERQLKSVRDRVAENKRNLAESTALLERLASAEGYDGRAEAAGDALLSDLARRAPRDPAAAAQFETRFQTILTDARSTVQRSQEQLNVLETSEQALETRIKTESDASVELEQLTREAEANRTLYEYFLARLKETSAQQGIQQADSRIISYSVQPVFPAKPNKKLIVLLSAMLGFGAGSGLVLLMEMRHKTFRSSQEIEEATGLPVLGQIPLIAGKGRRDVLTFIRDNPTSPVTESVRNLRTSVLLGNIDKPPQVLVTTSAIPGEGKTTTGAALALNFVGMGKKVLLIEGDLRRLSLDQYFSRPKTLAGVISVLTGRVALEEAVWHSEEHGLDVLFGEKSEANAADVLSSERMRTLLDEARARYDVIVIDTPPALIVPDARVVSQFVDMVLFVVKWDSTHQQQVEEAIRLFEDKVIGGVVLNQIDPNGFKRYGYSYGYGYGYAAHYDDKYYLSK, from the coding sequence ATGAGAGACCGTCAAGAATACATCGAAAATGACGAAATCGACCTCGGGAAGCTGTTCTCGCTGTTCTGGCGGGGAAAATTCATCATCCTTGCCGTGACCTTGTGTTTCGCGGCTGTCGGCTTCTACTACGCGTTCTTCGTCACGAAACCGATCTACAGCGCGTCTTCCGTGGTCATGCTGAACAGTCAGGCCGAGCAGGTGATCGACCTGCCGAGCGTGATCAGCCAGCTGACAAGCGATGACACCGTCATCCAGACCGAGATCCAGGTGATGCGCTCGCGCATCCTCGCCGGCAACGTCGTCGATACCCTCGACCTGACAGCCGACCCTGAGTTCAACTCCTCTCTTCGCGAGGTCAGCCTCATTTCGAGGATGAAGGCCGCGATACTGGGCTCTATCGGAGCCCGACCGCAGTCGGATGCGCCAGTGCCCTCTGACGCGGCAACACACGACCGCGTCGTCGATTCGCTCCTGAACGCCTACAGTGTTTCCGTCGTACCCAATACCACCGCCTTCAGGATCACGGTGCTGTCCGAGGATGCCGCAAAGGCAGCCGAGATCGCCGATACGATTGCCAAGCAATATGTGCAGAGCCAGATCGATGTGAAGCGCGATGCGACAGTGCAGGCGATCAACTGGCTCACCGATCAGGTCAGCGAGCTGAAAATCAGCCTCGAGAACTCCGAAAACGCGGTCAAGAACTTCAAGACCGAAACGCCGATGATCTCGCCCGAGGTCCTGACCGGGCTCGAGCGCCAGTTGAAGTCGGTCCGCGACAGGGTTGCGGAAAACAAGCGGAACCTCGCGGAATCAACCGCCCTCCTGGAGAGGCTCGCTTCGGCCGAGGGCTATGACGGCAGGGCCGAGGCCGCAGGCGATGCCCTCCTTTCCGACCTCGCCCGCCGCGCCCCGCGCGATCCGGCGGCGGCTGCGCAGTTCGAAACGCGGTTCCAGACCATCCTTACCGACGCCCGCAGCACGGTGCAGCGCAGCCAGGAACAGCTGAATGTGCTCGAAACCTCGGAACAGGCGCTTGAAACGCGCATCAAGACCGAAAGCGACGCCTCCGTCGAGCTTGAACAGCTGACCCGCGAAGCCGAGGCCAACCGCACGCTTTACGAATATTTCCTGGCGCGGCTGAAGGAAACTTCCGCCCAGCAGGGCATTCAGCAGGCCGACAGCCGGATCATTTCCTATTCGGTGCAGCCGGTCTTTCCGGCCAAGCCGAACAAGAAGCTGATCGTGCTGCTTTCCGCCATGCTCGGCTTCGGCGCCGGCAGCGGCCTGGTTCTGCTGATGGAGATGCGCCACAAGACCTTCCGTTCATCGCAGGAGATCGAAGAGGCCACCGGACTGCCGGTGCTCGGACAGATCCCGCTGATAGCCGGCAAGGGGCGCCGCGACGTGCTGACCTTCATTCGCGACAATCCGACGTCGCCGGTCACCGAATCCGTCCGCAATCTCAGAACCTCCGTCCTGCTCGGCAATATCGACAAGCCGCCGCAGGTGCTCGTCACCACCTCGGCCATCCCCGGCGAGGGCAAGACGACGACCGGCGCGGCGCTGGCGCTCAATTTCGTCGGCATGGGCAAGAAGGTGCTGCTGATCGAGGGCGACCTCCGTCGCCTTTCGCTCGATCAGTATTTCTCGCGTCCGAAGACCCTCGCCGGCGTGATATCGGTGCTCACCGGGCGCGTAGCGCTGGAAGAGGCGGTCTGGCACAGCGAGGAACACGGCCTCGATGTCCTGTTCGGCGAGAAGTCCGAAGCCAACGCGGCCGACGTGCTTTCGTCGGAGCGAATGCGCACCCTGCTTGACGAGGCTCGCGCACGCTACGATGTCATCGTCATCGACACGCCGCCCGCCTTGATCGTGCCCGATGCCCGCGTCGTCAGCCAGTTCGTCGACATGGTGCTGTTCGTGGTGAAGTGGGATTCGACCCATCAGCAGCAGGTTGAAGAAGCGATCCGGCTGTTCGAGGACAAGGTCATCGGCGGCGTCGTGCTCAACCAGATCGACCCCAATGGCTTCAAGCGCTACGGCTACAGCTATGGCTACGGGTATGGCTATGCCGCCCATTACGATGACAAGTATTATCTGAGCAAATAG
- a CDS encoding tripartite tricarboxylate transporter TctB family protein: MLKIRSVDIAVATILLAVGIAQLIGGYTMDRLEVRHIPPASFPGLLPIVLGIAMTIVASLQLVGILRSRDGEDERRASGLVTREELLRLSGLIALCALYAIVLVGRIHFWVASSLFVATFMLVFELSPGMPRRAMIITIVRALVIAILFGGAVSYLFEDLFLVRLP; this comes from the coding sequence ATGCTGAAAATCCGCTCCGTCGACATTGCCGTCGCGACCATCCTGCTGGCTGTCGGGATCGCGCAGCTTATTGGCGGTTACACCATGGACCGGCTGGAAGTGCGTCATATCCCGCCGGCAAGCTTCCCGGGCCTGCTGCCGATCGTGCTCGGCATCGCCATGACCATCGTCGCGAGCCTTCAGCTTGTCGGCATCCTGCGCAGCCGCGATGGTGAAGACGAGCGCCGGGCAAGCGGCTTAGTGACCCGCGAGGAGCTTTTGCGGCTTTCCGGCCTGATCGCGCTTTGTGCGCTCTATGCCATTGTGCTTGTCGGTCGCATCCATTTCTGGGTGGCCAGCAGCCTCTTCGTCGCCACCTTCATGCTCGTCTTCGAGCTCTCGCCCGGCATGCCGCGACGCGCCATGATCATCACCATCGTTCGCGCGCTGGTGATTGCGATCCTCTTCGGCGGCGCGGTGTCATACCTTTTTGAAGATCTGTTTCTGGTGCGCCTGCCATGA
- a CDS encoding tripartite tricarboxylate transporter substrate binding protein, giving the protein MTFTKLAASAALFAVFAAGAASAETWQPDRPINIIVPWSAGGSTDQVTRVVAPILAEALGTEVVVVNQPGASGSIGTKAAMDAPHDGYTWTANAIANNATYAVSGLLEDSNIDDYRIYLHVANAPLISVNADAPYKDFGELLEAMKTGDVTVGTAGVTSSGGTAYATLNDAAGGNMTARMVAYDGGNPAVIAAASGEVDMTTQLAVEQTEMIKAGRLRPLAVLSDTPLEIEGIDPIPPVTEWLDLDVAPDYFGVFIPKGAPQEVYDTVDQIWADKVMNSEELKHYANQRGASFAPSYGDEARARAIPVATNEACAMKARGEAVKDPSEVGLTCPE; this is encoded by the coding sequence ATGACATTCACGAAACTGGCCGCTTCCGCGGCGCTTTTTGCTGTATTCGCCGCCGGCGCGGCTTCTGCCGAAACCTGGCAGCCAGACCGGCCGATCAACATCATCGTGCCGTGGTCCGCTGGCGGCTCCACCGACCAGGTGACCCGTGTCGTGGCCCCGATCCTGGCCGAGGCGCTCGGCACCGAGGTGGTCGTCGTCAACCAGCCCGGCGCATCCGGCTCGATCGGCACCAAGGCGGCGATGGACGCCCCGCATGACGGCTACACCTGGACCGCGAACGCGATCGCCAACAACGCCACCTATGCGGTTTCCGGCCTGCTCGAAGACTCCAACATCGACGATTACCGGATCTATCTGCACGTCGCCAACGCGCCGCTGATATCGGTCAACGCCGACGCCCCCTACAAGGATTTCGGCGAATTGCTGGAAGCCATGAAGACCGGCGACGTCACGGTCGGCACCGCCGGCGTTACCTCGTCGGGCGGTACCGCCTATGCCACGCTCAACGATGCCGCAGGCGGCAACATGACCGCGCGCATGGTCGCCTATGACGGCGGCAATCCGGCCGTCATCGCGGCCGCTTCCGGCGAAGTCGACATGACCACGCAGCTTGCCGTCGAGCAGACGGAAATGATCAAGGCCGGACGCCTGCGTCCGCTCGCCGTGCTTTCCGACACGCCGCTCGAGATCGAAGGCATTGACCCGATCCCGCCGGTCACCGAATGGCTCGATCTCGATGTCGCACCGGATTACTTCGGCGTCTTCATCCCGAAGGGCGCGCCGCAGGAAGTCTACGACACGGTCGACCAGATCTGGGCCGACAAGGTGATGAACTCGGAAGAGCTCAAGCACTATGCCAATCAGCGCGGCGCAAGCTTCGCGCCGAGCTATGGCGACGAGGCTCGCGCCCGCGCCATTCCGGTGGCCACCAACGAGGCCTGCGCCATGAAGGCCCGTGGCGAAGCGGTGAAGGACCCGTCGGAAGTCGGTCTCACCTGCCCGGAGTAA
- a CDS encoding dihydrodipicolinate synthase family protein, with amino-acid sequence MSTVSLPTAAGGIEKFAFSGTSVAPDGGDWNRKVFAAAHVVVDPLADNNPWSDCNVDWEKTMAFRRHLWSLGFGVAEAMDTAQRGMGIDWPTSLELIQRSVKEAKAGGHSIACGAGTDHLDPADAKTIDDVIAAYEMQCEAVEATGGQVILMASRALCKVAKSADDYALVYGRILSGLKQPAVLHWLGEMFDPALEGYWASTDHMVAMDTCLKVIEDNAAKVDGIKISLLSAEKEIAMRRRLPDGVKMYTGDDFNYPELIAGDDHGYSHALLGIFDPIAPVAATGLAALAKGDMQRWGAVMEPTVPLSRHIFKAPTRYYKTGVVFLAYLMGHQDHFTMLGGQQSARSAQHLADIVRLADAAGLIADTEMAATRTALVMATHGIGV; translated from the coding sequence ATGAGCACCGTCAGCCTTCCGACCGCCGCCGGCGGCATCGAGAAATTCGCCTTTTCCGGCACGAGCGTAGCGCCCGATGGCGGCGACTGGAACCGCAAGGTGTTTGCCGCCGCGCATGTCGTGGTCGACCCCCTCGCCGATAACAATCCCTGGTCCGACTGCAATGTCGACTGGGAGAAGACGATGGCATTCCGCCGCCATCTCTGGTCACTCGGCTTCGGCGTTGCGGAAGCCATGGACACCGCCCAGCGCGGCATGGGCATAGACTGGCCGACCTCGCTCGAGCTGATCCAGCGCTCCGTCAAGGAGGCGAAGGCCGGCGGTCATTCGATCGCCTGCGGCGCAGGCACCGACCACCTCGACCCGGCCGATGCCAAGACCATCGACGATGTGATCGCGGCCTATGAAATGCAGTGCGAAGCGGTCGAGGCGACCGGCGGTCAGGTGATCCTGATGGCCTCGCGCGCGCTCTGCAAGGTTGCCAAAAGCGCCGACGACTATGCCCTCGTCTATGGCCGCATTCTTTCCGGCCTGAAGCAACCGGCCGTGCTGCACTGGCTCGGCGAGATGTTCGACCCGGCGCTTGAGGGCTACTGGGCGAGCACCGATCATATGGTGGCAATGGACACCTGCCTGAAGGTGATCGAGGATAATGCCGCGAAGGTCGACGGCATCAAGATCTCGCTGCTTTCGGCGGAAAAGGAAATCGCCATGCGCCGCCGGCTGCCGGATGGCGTGAAGATGTATACCGGCGACGATTTCAACTATCCCGAACTCATCGCCGGCGACGATCACGGCTATAGCCACGCGCTTCTCGGCATCTTCGATCCGATCGCGCCGGTTGCCGCGACCGGGCTTGCGGCGTTGGCGAAAGGCGACATGCAGCGCTGGGGCGCGGTGATGGAGCCGACCGTGCCGCTGTCGCGCCACATCTTCAAGGCGCCGACCCGCTACTACAAGACCGGCGTCGTGTTCCTAGCCTATCTGATGGGCCATCAGGACCACTTCACCATGCTCGGTGGCCAGCAGAGCGCCCGCTCGGCGCAGCATCTGGCCGATATCGTGCGCCTTGCCGATGCCGCCGGGCTGATCGCGGATACCGAGATGGCCGCAACCCGCACCGCGCTGGTGATGGCCACCCACGGCATCGGGGTCTGA
- a CDS encoding tripartite tricarboxylate transporter permease gives MTPVIDALSSAFAELTTPMMLFNVAWATLLGIFVGALPGLTATMGVALLTTLTYSLDRNTAIMVLICMYVGAIYGGSRSAILLNIPGTPASAATALDGFPLVRKGKGSLAMAIATLGSMLGTLVGIAMLVMIAPPLAEAAFGFGSYEFFWLALFGIIISGQLTHSGEPLKGYMAGLIGLSVAMIGSEGIHSFVRFNFGVQQMNGGIELIPAMVGAFGFAEVLFAMTLPAAEMARAKSVPAPLKELFGSVWRYKRTVLESGIIGTLVGIIPGVGEDIGAWGSYAAAKRHSKEREEFGKGSQEGLIAAETGNSAVVPGSLIPTLTLGVPGSASAAVLIAALFLHGVRPGPMIMFDQPDMIYLIAVMLIFATIAMGLFGMALTPLFVKVLQVPRTILMPMVFTLCVIGPYALSQRIFDIWVMFAFGVGGYVLRRLNYPMAPLVLGIILGSLLDKSLRRGLILSNGDITAFFTRPVSAGFAVLITLTILFSIPAVRRFASFKRRRGDANGEDMSAN, from the coding sequence ATGACCCCTGTCATCGACGCGCTCTCAAGCGCCTTTGCCGAACTTACAACGCCGATGATGCTGTTCAACGTCGCCTGGGCGACGCTGCTCGGCATCTTCGTCGGCGCGCTGCCCGGCCTGACGGCGACGATGGGCGTCGCGCTTCTGACGACGCTGACCTATTCGCTTGACCGCAACACCGCGATCATGGTGCTGATCTGCATGTATGTCGGGGCAATCTATGGCGGCTCGCGCAGCGCCATCCTGCTCAATATTCCCGGCACGCCGGCGAGTGCCGCCACCGCGCTCGACGGCTTCCCGCTGGTGCGCAAGGGCAAGGGTAGCCTCGCCATGGCGATCGCCACCCTCGGTTCCATGCTCGGCACGCTGGTCGGCATCGCCATGCTGGTGATGATCGCGCCGCCGCTGGCGGAAGCCGCATTCGGCTTCGGCTCCTACGAATTCTTCTGGCTGGCGCTGTTCGGCATCATCATTTCCGGTCAGCTCACCCATTCCGGCGAACCGCTGAAGGGCTATATGGCCGGACTGATCGGCCTGTCAGTGGCGATGATCGGCTCGGAAGGCATTCACTCCTTCGTCCGCTTCAATTTCGGCGTCCAGCAGATGAATGGCGGTATCGAGCTGATCCCGGCCATGGTCGGCGCTTTCGGTTTTGCCGAGGTGCTGTTCGCGATGACGCTTCCGGCCGCGGAGATGGCCAGGGCAAAATCGGTGCCCGCGCCGTTGAAGGAGCTTTTCGGGAGCGTCTGGCGCTACAAGCGCACTGTGCTCGAATCCGGCATCATCGGCACGCTGGTCGGCATCATTCCGGGTGTCGGCGAGGATATCGGCGCCTGGGGATCCTATGCCGCCGCCAAGCGCCACTCGAAGGAGCGTGAAGAGTTCGGCAAGGGCAGCCAGGAAGGGCTGATCGCGGCCGAGACCGGCAATTCCGCCGTCGTTCCCGGCTCGCTGATCCCGACGCTGACGCTCGGCGTGCCGGGTTCGGCTTCGGCTGCGGTGCTGATTGCGGCGCTGTTCCTGCATGGCGTCCGCCCCGGCCCGATGATCATGTTCGACCAGCCGGACATGATCTATCTCATCGCCGTCATGCTGATCTTCGCGACCATCGCCATGGGTCTGTTCGGCATGGCGCTGACGCCGCTTTTCGTCAAGGTGCTGCAGGTGCCGCGCACGATCCTGATGCCGATGGTGTTCACGCTCTGCGTCATCGGCCCCTATGCGCTCTCCCAGCGGATCTTCGATATCTGGGTGATGTTCGCCTTCGGTGTCGGCGGCTATGTCCTCAGGCGTCTCAACTACCCGATGGCGCCGCTGGTGCTCGGCATCATCCTCGGCAGCCTGCTCGACAAGAGCCTCCGGCGCGGGCTGATCCTCTCCAATGGCGACATCACCGCCTTCTTCACAAGGCCGGTTTCCGCCGGCTTCGCGGTGCTGATCACACTCACCATCCTGTTCTCGATTCCGGCCGTTCGCCGGTTTGCAAGCTTCAAACGGCGGCGTGGCGATGCTAACGGGGAAGATATGAGTGCGAATTAA
- a CDS encoding Gfo/Idh/MocA family protein, which produces MTDTIGIIMHGVTGRMGMNQHLIRSVLAIRAEGGIRLKDGRKVMPDPIIVGRNAAKIEELAKRHGVERVTTDLDAALADPYNVIFFDAASTKLRPTLLKKAIDAGKHVYSEKPVSEGLEEAVEIARYAKAKGVKNGIVHDKLDLPGLVKLKRLRDNGFFGKILSVKGEFGYWVFTGEDQPAQRPSWNYRAADGGGMVSDMLCHWRYVLDNVVAPVKSVSCTTATHIPTRFDEEGKEYKATADDAAYATFQLEGDIVAHINSSWCTRVRRDDLVTFQIDGTHGSAVAGLHKCVSQHRANTPKPVWNPDEPQKMNFFEDWQEVPDNTVFDNGFKVQWEQFLRHVLEDGPWAYTLTEGAKGVQLAEAGYKSARERRWVDLEDLGI; this is translated from the coding sequence ATGACAGATACGATCGGGATCATCATGCACGGCGTCACCGGCCGCATGGGGATGAACCAGCACCTTATCCGCTCGGTGCTTGCCATTCGCGCTGAAGGCGGCATCAGGCTGAAGGACGGCCGCAAGGTGATGCCGGACCCGATCATCGTCGGCCGCAATGCCGCCAAGATCGAGGAACTGGCGAAGCGCCACGGTGTCGAGCGCGTCACCACCGATCTCGATGCGGCTCTTGCCGACCCCTACAATGTTATCTTCTTCGATGCCGCCTCCACCAAGCTGCGCCCGACGCTTCTGAAGAAGGCGATCGATGCCGGCAAGCATGTCTATTCCGAGAAGCCAGTTTCCGAGGGTCTCGAAGAGGCCGTTGAGATCGCCCGCTATGCCAAGGCGAAGGGCGTCAAGAACGGCATCGTCCACGACAAGCTCGACCTTCCCGGCCTCGTCAAGCTGAAGCGGCTGCGCGATAACGGCTTCTTCGGCAAGATCCTGTCCGTGAAGGGCGAGTTCGGCTACTGGGTTTTCACCGGCGAGGACCAGCCGGCGCAACGCCCGAGCTGGAACTACCGCGCCGCAGATGGCGGCGGCATGGTGTCCGACATGCTCTGCCACTGGCGCTATGTGCTCGACAATGTCGTCGCCCCGGTGAAATCGGTCTCCTGCACCACTGCAACCCATATCCCGACCCGTTTCGACGAAGAGGGCAAGGAATACAAGGCGACCGCCGATGACGCGGCCTATGCCACCTTCCAGCTCGAAGGCGATATCGTCGCCCACATCAATTCGAGCTGGTGCACCCGTGTCCGCCGTGATGATCTCGTGACCTTCCAGATCGACGGCACCCATGGTTCCGCCGTTGCCGGCCTGCACAAGTGCGTGAGCCAGCACCGCGCCAACACGCCGAAGCCGGTATGGAACCCGGACGAACCGCAGAAGATGAACTTCTTCGAAGACTGGCAGGAAGTGCCGGACAACACCGTGTTCGACAACGGCTTCAAGGTGCAGTGGGAACAGTTCCTGCGCCATGTACTGGAAGACGGTCCCTGGGCCTACACGCTGACCGAAGGCGCCAAGGGCGTGCAACTTGCCGAAGCTGGCTACAAGAGCGCCCGCGAACGCCGCTGGGTCGATCTGGAGGATCTCGGCATATGA